The sequence below is a genomic window from Phoenix dactylifera cultivar Barhee BC4 chromosome 16, palm_55x_up_171113_PBpolish2nd_filt_p, whole genome shotgun sequence.
GGTGGCGCTCCGGTGGTGGTTGATGCTGAGCTGGATCCCCGCGACCCGCCGGAATCCCGACGCCATGTGCGCTCCTATGCTCGCCAGGCCCTCGGATATCAGCGCCGACACCCCGCCGTGCAGCACCTTGAACGGCTGCGATCGATTCCGGTTCCCATCCCAAAACATCAGTCAATCACATCGATCGCCGCCATTAAATATGGACTGGTTCGGAGAACGGCGTACCTGGCAGCAGGATTCCGTGACCTTTAACCTGCCGGTGACGCGATCCGGGGACAGGACGTCGACCTCGAAGCCGAAGGCGTGAAGGGCGGCGTCGATCTCCGCCGTCTTGGACGGCGCAGGGGATGTAGTCATCGGTGCCGGCGGACGGCTGGGATCGTCCGGGTTGGGATTGATAGGAGGGGGAGCGAGGGGTATGGATGGGAAGGGAGATTAATAAGAAGCGAACGGAGTCGTTGTGGAAGGGTAGTTGGAAGAGGCTGAGACGGCGGTCGAAACGGTAGGTGGAGCGCCAGGGTGAGGCAGCATGTGAGCTATTCgatgtttcaaaatttttagtACAAGGTTGAAGGCCGTATGGACAAGTCTTTAACATGTCCAACTAAATTTGTGGGCTTGCTCATTTATTTTGGAGGACTTGACTATGGTTATTAAATAGATTCAAAGAATCCGAGAAGTCTGAGTGAGAACCATGAATAGAGTGGTGTTTCAGACCAAGCATATCTTTCATAAAATTAATGAGATTGCGGATTGGATGGCTGCCTATGTAGCCAGCCATACGAGTAGTATCGTATGGGCCGAAAATTATGAGCTGTCTTGCGCACTtcgaaatattttattttttatttttattacgtATATTTGCGCTTGCCAGATGTAAATCGATTTTTCTAACGGAAAAAAAACGGGAACCGAGTAATGGAACGCCGTGACGGCCCAACTGTCACACCGGTCATTCATCAAGACTCGGCTTGCTTCCAGAAGCACGACGAACCGCCTAGTCTCGTGGGTCCCACCGCACCGTATGCTGTTTCCACATggtgaaaattttattttagccGATGATGCGATGGTGATCTTTGAGTCCGTGGTATGGATATCATTTGAAAAAGGTTAAGCTGCCGGGAATTTGGAAGTTTGATGCCCACTTATCATCCGTCCATGTATTGCGAAATATCTCGTGATGGAGTGAAGCCCGGGGATGTATCACACATCTAACGGTGTCTTGATCCTACTTACTTCAACCTCGGAGAATCCAAGATCGATGTGGatacaatgtttttttttttttttttgataggccGAATAGATCATACACTAGCATAGATGCAACATTTCCATTAGGCTATCGGCATTGAAGGGGGCAAGACAAAAGGCCTTCTAAATTTCACCGATCTACTTTCAAACCACGTACAAAAAAACTGAATGGAAAGTGAGCAAGACACCACAAGATCGGTCATTTATAACTAattacttctaaaaattttatattttatttggatATTCTTGTAGAATtgaattaaaaattttgcagGACTGTTGGCCTATCTAGCTACTATCTTCTACAAGTGTGCTCGAATTTCAACCTAAATCCAATTTTTAAGAtgcaggaaggaaaaaaaaaaatctatagagaTTTTTAGAAGCTAGTAGTTATAAATAGAACTTCGTTGGAAGGTGTTTTGATAGAGCCGTGCTTAAATGAAAGACCCAATCCACATCTGAAAGATTTTTTAACCTAGTCTTGTAGGAATATTCAAAGAAGCTCTTATTTGTTCAACCATCATGCTCTTGACCATTCCTCTCTTCCTATTAATAATAGCGATTTAGATGCACGCTAGGTGTCCTTGCTATCAAGATTCTTACTATTGAAATTGTTTTTAAGCACATGCAACATATAGTTTGCTAAAAAGAAAGGTTTATTTGATGGATGGATGTGATTCCATCAAAATGACCGTTTGGGTGGGACACAGAGAAAGAAACATGGAAGGTTATGATTTGCATAAAAGCAATGGTGACTGATGGAAACATATGCCAGAAACTGTTTTGTCATGGCTTTACATTGTTTTCCATATAATTCTAAGTATATACCTGCAACTTCTTCACTAGTTTGTTACTAGCTTTTTACCCATTCTGTAGC
It includes:
- the LOC103697400 gene encoding 1,4-dihydroxy-2-naphthoyl-CoA thioesterase 1-like produces the protein MTTSPAPSKTAEIDAALHAFGFEVDVLSPDRVTGRLKVTESCCQPFKVLHGGVSALISEGLASIGAHMASGFRRVAGIQLSINHHRSATVGDLVFGQATPIHAGRTVQVWEICLWKLDPVTSEKTILLSSSRVTLLTNLPVPESAKDAGDALKKYAKL